Proteins encoded together in one Paracidovorax wautersii window:
- a CDS encoding NnrS family protein: MAHLMSIEEPSPALRSGRALWALGFRPFYLLASVFAALSIPLWALQFSGYLPHAYLAGPLWHAHEMLFGFALAVIVGFLFTAGRNWTGRPTPTGPLLMALAALWLIARVLVLTPYATAAAVANVGFPAAAAVALGVPFVQARNRRNYFFVALLGLMAVAALCFHLAHLGKAALPAWQGIRVALDVVLFILVVMGGRVIPMFTNNGVPGAQAAKKPWLEKTALGCVLAVLALDAMGVQGSVLALVTLLACVAHASRWTLWQPWKTLGVPLVWVLHLAYLWIPVHLLLRALGEWGWVAPTLATHALTVGAIGGLVIGMMTRTARGHTGRPLRADRYETACYGFILLAAAVRVFLPWLAPTQTVHAMLVSACLWSAGFGIYAIRYWPILSRPRVDGRPG; encoded by the coding sequence ATGGCACACCTCATGTCCATTGAAGAACCCTCCCCTGCGCTCCGATCTGGACGCGCACTTTGGGCCCTCGGCTTCCGGCCGTTCTACCTGCTCGCCAGCGTATTTGCGGCACTCTCAATTCCGCTGTGGGCATTGCAGTTCTCGGGGTACCTGCCCCACGCGTATCTGGCAGGACCGCTGTGGCATGCCCATGAAATGCTGTTCGGCTTTGCGCTGGCCGTGATCGTCGGCTTCTTGTTCACCGCCGGACGCAACTGGACGGGACGCCCCACGCCCACAGGCCCTCTGCTGATGGCGCTGGCGGCCCTCTGGCTGATCGCGCGGGTGCTGGTTCTAACCCCTTACGCCACGGCGGCCGCCGTCGCCAACGTCGGCTTTCCGGCCGCGGCCGCGGTGGCTTTAGGGGTGCCTTTCGTGCAGGCACGCAACCGCCGCAATTACTTCTTCGTCGCCTTGCTGGGCTTGATGGCGGTGGCTGCGCTGTGCTTTCACCTCGCCCACCTGGGCAAAGCCGCCCTGCCCGCCTGGCAAGGCATTCGCGTCGCACTCGACGTGGTGCTGTTCATCCTCGTGGTCATGGGGGGCCGCGTGATCCCGATGTTCACCAACAACGGCGTTCCCGGGGCGCAGGCCGCCAAGAAGCCCTGGCTCGAGAAGACCGCGCTGGGCTGCGTTCTGGCCGTGCTGGCATTGGATGCCATGGGCGTGCAAGGCTCTGTCCTGGCCCTCGTCACCCTCCTGGCCTGCGTAGCCCACGCCAGCCGCTGGACGCTTTGGCAACCCTGGAAGACGCTGGGGGTCCCGCTGGTGTGGGTGCTGCACCTGGCCTATCTGTGGATTCCGGTGCATCTGCTGCTGCGTGCGTTGGGAGAATGGGGTTGGGTCGCCCCCACCTTGGCGACGCATGCGCTCACGGTCGGCGCGATCGGTGGATTGGTCATCGGCATGATGACCCGCACGGCCCGGGGCCACACGGGGCGGCCGTTGCGCGCCGATCGCTATGAGACGGCCTGCTACGGTTTCATTCTTTTGGCGGCTGCCGTGCGGGTGTTTCTGCCGTGGCTGGCGCCGACGCAGACCGTCCATGCCATGCTCGTGTCGGCCTGTCTGTGGTCGGCGGGGTTCGGGATCTATGCCATCCGGTATTGGCCCATCCTGTCGCGGCCACGGGTAGACGGCCGGCCGGGCTAG
- a CDS encoding DUF2249 domain-containing protein, with protein MSSVVSHPVVDVRAIAPQDRHSLIFSTFQSLAAGGAMELVNDHDPLPLHAQFQARQPGRFDWEYLQNGPDLWRVRISKRASGHASGQCCGSCGGA; from the coding sequence ATGTCTTCTGTCGTCTCTCACCCCGTAGTCGATGTCCGCGCTATCGCTCCTCAGGACAGGCACTCGCTGATCTTCTCGACCTTCCAGTCGCTGGCTGCAGGTGGCGCCATGGAACTGGTGAACGATCACGACCCCCTGCCCCTTCACGCCCAGTTCCAGGCCCGGCAGCCGGGGCGGTTTGACTGGGAGTATCTGCAGAATGGGCCGGACCTTTGGCGCGTTCGTATCAGCAAGCGTGCCTCCGGACATGCGAGCGGTCAGTGCTGCGGCTCCTGCGGCGGAGCTTGA
- a CDS encoding PaaI family thioesterase gives MTMEETLARWLAEEKTVMARMEAGAGAGVATPAQIAGKTGLETMQAMLAGNLPYPPMARTLDFMLVEVGDGSAVFQGSPGAAHLNPMGTVHGGWFATLLDSAVGCAVHTRMPAGRAYTTAELSVNIVKALTPKVARVRAEGRIIHSGRQLATAEGRLVGPDGTLYAHATTTCLVFEVPAQSRA, from the coding sequence ATGACGATGGAAGAGACATTGGCCCGGTGGTTGGCCGAGGAAAAGACCGTGATGGCGCGGATGGAGGCCGGGGCTGGCGCGGGCGTGGCAACCCCGGCGCAGATTGCCGGCAAGACCGGGCTGGAGACGATGCAGGCCATGCTGGCCGGCAACCTGCCCTACCCGCCCATGGCGCGCACGCTCGACTTCATGCTGGTGGAGGTGGGCGACGGTAGCGCCGTCTTCCAGGGCAGCCCTGGCGCGGCGCACCTCAACCCTATGGGCACGGTCCACGGTGGCTGGTTCGCCACCCTGCTGGACTCCGCCGTGGGATGTGCGGTGCACACCCGCATGCCGGCCGGGCGGGCCTACACGACGGCCGAGCTGAGCGTGAACATCGTCAAGGCGCTCACGCCCAAGGTGGCCCGCGTGCGCGCCGAGGGGCGCATCATCCACAGCGGGCGCCAGCTCGCCACCGCCGAGGGCCGGCTGGTGGGCCCGGACGGCACGCTGTACGCCCACGCCACGACCACCTGCCTGGTCTTTGAAGTGCCGGCACAATCGAGGGCATGA
- the gloA gene encoding lactoylglutathione lyase gives MRFLHTMLRVGNLQRSIDFYTHVLGMQLLRQSENPEYKYSLAFLGFDGGNPGQAEIELTYNWGTESYDMGTAYGHIALGVPDAYAAVEKIKAAGGNVTREAGPVKGGTTVIAFVTDPDGYKIELIERKDNGGAGTGLR, from the coding sequence ATGAGATTCCTCCACACGATGCTGCGCGTTGGCAACCTTCAACGCTCGATTGATTTCTATACCCATGTGCTGGGCATGCAGCTGCTGCGCCAGTCCGAGAACCCCGAGTACAAGTACTCGTTGGCGTTCCTGGGCTTCGACGGTGGCAACCCCGGCCAGGCCGAGATCGAGCTCACCTACAACTGGGGCACCGAGAGCTACGACATGGGCACCGCCTACGGCCATATCGCCCTGGGCGTGCCAGACGCCTACGCGGCCGTGGAGAAGATCAAGGCCGCCGGCGGCAACGTGACGCGCGAGGCGGGGCCGGTCAAGGGCGGCACGACGGTCATCGCGTTCGTGACGGATCCGGACGGGTACAAAATTGAGTTAATAGAGCGCAAGGACAACGGGGGTGCCGGAACGGGCCTGCGCTGA
- a CDS encoding MFS transporter, producing MLSQTAARFLQRHGIHYGWLVAGITFLTMLTMSAALGLPGAMLQPLSKEFGWTTDQISTALALRFALFGLMGPFAAVLMERWGLRAVMCTGLALVGTGMALVTLASQLWQLFVLWSLLLGLGTGLTALVLGAVVANRWFVARRGLVVGILTASAATGQLAFLPFAAWMIEHWGWRSAIAPIFIACAVVGAMALAFVRNRPADVGLAAYGDTVPAGAAPPPTMAMNFATPFKALAEASRSGTFWILFATFFICGLSTNGLVQTHFISLCGDNGMGAVPAASVLAMMGAFDFVGTILSGWLSDRYDNRKLLFWYYGLRGLSLFWLPHSEFTFYGLGLFAMFYGLDWIATVPPTVKLAGATFGAQKVGLVFGWIFAAHQLGAAAAAWGAGLTRTLLLTYSPALYAAGAACLVAAGLVLLIRRSPPSGVPVAPRPA from the coding sequence ATGCTGTCGCAAACCGCCGCGCGTTTTCTGCAGCGCCATGGCATCCATTACGGCTGGCTGGTCGCCGGCATCACCTTTCTGACCATGCTGACCATGTCGGCCGCTTTGGGTCTGCCAGGGGCCATGCTGCAGCCACTGTCCAAGGAGTTCGGCTGGACGACAGACCAGATTTCCACCGCGCTGGCGCTGCGCTTCGCGCTGTTCGGGCTGATGGGCCCGTTCGCCGCGGTGCTCATGGAGCGCTGGGGCCTGCGCGCGGTGATGTGCACAGGACTGGCACTGGTGGGTACCGGCATGGCGCTGGTCACGCTGGCCAGCCAGCTGTGGCAGCTCTTTGTGCTGTGGAGCCTGCTGCTGGGTCTGGGCACCGGTCTGACGGCGCTGGTGCTGGGTGCCGTGGTGGCCAACCGCTGGTTCGTGGCCCGGCGCGGGCTGGTGGTGGGAATCCTCACAGCCAGCGCCGCGACCGGGCAACTGGCTTTTCTGCCCTTTGCCGCCTGGATGATCGAGCACTGGGGATGGCGCTCGGCCATTGCGCCCATCTTCATCGCCTGCGCGGTGGTGGGCGCAATGGCCCTGGCTTTCGTGCGCAACCGGCCCGCCGACGTCGGCCTGGCGGCCTATGGCGATACGGTGCCGGCTGGCGCTGCGCCGCCGCCCACCATGGCGATGAACTTCGCAACGCCGTTCAAGGCCCTGGCCGAGGCATCGCGCAGCGGCACGTTCTGGATTCTGTTCGCCACCTTCTTCATCTGCGGTTTGTCCACGAACGGGCTGGTGCAGACGCATTTCATTTCGCTGTGCGGCGACAACGGCATGGGCGCCGTGCCGGCCGCCTCCGTACTGGCGATGATGGGCGCGTTCGACTTCGTGGGCACCATCCTGTCGGGCTGGCTCTCGGACCGGTACGACAACCGCAAGCTGCTGTTCTGGTATTACGGCCTGCGGGGCCTGTCGCTGTTCTGGCTGCCGCATTCGGAGTTCACTTTCTACGGACTCGGCCTGTTCGCCATGTTCTACGGGCTGGACTGGATCGCCACCGTGCCGCCGACGGTCAAGCTCGCGGGCGCGACCTTCGGCGCGCAGAAGGTCGGGCTGGTGTTCGGCTGGATCTTCGCGGCGCATCAGCTGGGCGCTGCGGCCGCCGCCTGGGGCGCGGGCCTCACCCGCACGCTGCTGCTCACCTATAGCCCGGCTCTCTACGCAGCTGGCGCCGCCTGCCTTGTCGCGGCGGGTCTGGTTCTGCTCATCCGCCGCTCCCCGCCATCCGGGGTTCCCGTGGCCCCTCGGCCCGCGTGA
- the eda gene encoding bifunctional 4-hydroxy-2-oxoglutarate aldolase/2-dehydro-3-deoxy-phosphogluconate aldolase, translating into MAVNGQQGALTAQDVMRDAPVIPVIVLNDVAHAVPMARALVAGGIRMLEVTLRTPQALACMEAIARDVPEAVVGAGTVRSAADAQAAANAGARFAVSPGFTPAVGRACRDLGLPLLPGVATGSEIMMAQEEGFHALKFFPALQAGGLAMLKAWQGPFGDVVFCPTGGIQPGNAAEFLALGNVACVGGSWLVPGDAVAQGDWSRITELAKGAAALLAKS; encoded by the coding sequence GTGGCTGTGAACGGACAACAAGGCGCGCTGACCGCGCAGGATGTGATGCGCGACGCACCGGTGATCCCGGTCATCGTGCTCAACGATGTGGCCCACGCCGTGCCCATGGCCCGCGCGCTGGTGGCGGGCGGCATCCGCATGCTGGAGGTGACGCTGCGCACCCCGCAGGCCCTGGCCTGCATGGAAGCCATCGCCCGCGATGTGCCGGAAGCCGTCGTCGGCGCTGGCACCGTGCGCAGCGCGGCCGATGCGCAGGCCGCGGCCAACGCCGGCGCCCGCTTTGCCGTGAGCCCGGGCTTCACCCCTGCGGTGGGTCGCGCCTGCCGCGATCTGGGCCTGCCGCTGCTGCCCGGCGTGGCCACGGGCAGCGAGATCATGATGGCGCAGGAAGAGGGCTTTCACGCCCTGAAGTTCTTCCCCGCGCTGCAGGCCGGTGGCCTGGCCATGCTGAAAGCCTGGCAGGGACCGTTCGGCGACGTGGTGTTCTGCCCCACGGGCGGGATCCAGCCGGGCAACGCGGCGGAGTTTCTGGCGCTGGGCAATGTGGCCTGCGTGGGCGGATCGTGGCTGGTGCCCGGTGACGCAGTGGCCCAGGGCGACTGGTCACGGATCACCGAACTGGCGAAAGGCGCCGCGGCGCTGCTCGCCAAGAGTTAA
- a CDS encoding response regulator — translation MTSHAILVEDSATIRDTLIPAMHELADIDVVATAETVLEALAASDHCDWGLMVLDLFLKEGSGLTVLERLRHRPRHQRIVVLTNYATPDIRERCARLGANAVFDKSTELDAFFEDCVQVH, via the coding sequence ATGACCAGCCACGCCATCCTGGTAGAAGACAGCGCCACCATCCGCGACACGTTGATTCCTGCCATGCACGAGTTGGCGGATATCGATGTGGTCGCCACCGCCGAGACCGTGCTGGAAGCCCTGGCCGCCAGCGACCATTGTGACTGGGGCCTGATGGTGCTGGACCTGTTTCTCAAGGAAGGCTCCGGCCTGACCGTGCTTGAGCGGCTGCGCCACCGTCCGCGGCACCAGCGCATCGTGGTGCTGACCAACTACGCCACGCCCGACATCCGCGAGCGTTGCGCTCGCCTGGGTGCCAATGCGGTCTTCGACAAGTCGACCGAACTGGACGCGTTCTTCGAAGACTGCGTGCAAGTCCACTGA
- a CDS encoding MarR family winged helix-turn-helix transcriptional regulator, which produces MDALPQPRGCTNLKLRQATRLVTQHYDNEISKTGLKITQYSLLSHVISLGPVRPGDLARALRMDASTLTRNLRPLQDAGWVEVAAGGDARSRSVQITDAGRAKRQEAQRHWRVAQDGLNERLGADRVMALHALLDETIALLDTEPAARP; this is translated from the coding sequence ATGGACGCTCTTCCCCAGCCTCGCGGCTGCACCAATCTCAAGCTGCGGCAGGCGACACGGCTGGTCACGCAGCATTACGACAACGAAATCAGCAAGACCGGGCTGAAGATCACCCAGTATTCGCTGCTGTCCCATGTCATCAGCCTGGGCCCGGTGCGGCCGGGTGACCTGGCCCGCGCCCTGCGCATGGACGCGTCGACGCTCACGCGCAACCTGCGCCCCCTGCAGGATGCCGGCTGGGTCGAAGTGGCGGCGGGGGGGGATGCACGCAGCCGCAGCGTGCAGATCACCGACGCCGGCCGGGCCAAGCGCCAGGAGGCGCAGCGCCATTGGCGCGTGGCCCAGGATGGATTGAACGAGCGCCTGGGCGCGGACCGCGTCATGGCGCTGCATGCGCTGCTGGACGAAACCATCGCCTTGCTCGATACCGAGCCTGCCGCTCGGCCTTGA
- a CDS encoding TRAP transporter substrate-binding protein → MRIRFALAGLVAALVATTGAVQAQDFKPRIVRFGFGLVDDSNQGRAVRLFAKEVEQATGGKMKVRAIGNASLGSDTQMQQALIGGAQEMMVGSTATLVGIVPEMAVWDTPFLFNNVKEADTVLDGPVGEKVKAKLEPKGMVGLVYWENGFRNLTNSKRPVNKLEDLGDIKLRVMQNNVFLDSFKALGANAVPLPFSELFTALETRAVDGQENPFNTVVSSKFYEVQKYLTVTNHVYSPWIVTVSKKWWDTLSPAEKKVLQDAAIKSRDFERKDTREEATKALADLKTKGMQVNELSAAEANRMREKLTSVNTGIAKAVGQQTWDEVNAAVQQARGK, encoded by the coding sequence ATGCGCATCCGTTTCGCTCTCGCCGGCCTCGTGGCCGCGCTCGTCGCCACCACCGGAGCCGTCCAGGCCCAGGACTTCAAGCCACGCATCGTGCGCTTCGGCTTCGGCCTGGTGGACGATTCCAACCAGGGCCGTGCCGTGCGCCTGTTCGCCAAGGAGGTCGAGCAGGCCACCGGCGGCAAGATGAAGGTGCGCGCCATCGGCAATGCATCGCTGGGCTCGGACACGCAGATGCAGCAGGCGCTGATCGGCGGCGCGCAGGAGATGATGGTCGGCTCCACGGCCACCCTGGTCGGCATCGTGCCCGAGATGGCCGTGTGGGATACCCCCTTCCTGTTCAACAACGTGAAGGAAGCCGACACGGTGCTGGACGGCCCCGTGGGCGAGAAGGTCAAGGCCAAGCTGGAGCCCAAGGGCATGGTCGGCCTGGTGTACTGGGAGAACGGCTTCCGCAACCTCACCAACAGCAAGCGTCCCGTCAACAAGCTGGAAGACCTGGGCGACATCAAGCTGCGTGTGATGCAGAACAACGTGTTCCTCGACAGCTTCAAGGCCCTGGGCGCCAATGCCGTGCCGCTGCCGTTCTCGGAGCTGTTCACGGCGCTGGAAACCCGTGCGGTCGACGGCCAGGAGAACCCGTTCAACACCGTGGTCTCCAGCAAGTTCTACGAAGTGCAGAAGTACTTGACGGTGACCAACCACGTCTACAGCCCGTGGATCGTCACCGTGAGCAAGAAGTGGTGGGACACGCTGAGCCCCGCAGAGAAGAAGGTGCTGCAGGACGCCGCCATCAAGAGCCGCGACTTCGAGCGCAAGGACACGCGTGAAGAGGCCACCAAGGCCCTGGCCGACCTGAAGACCAAGGGCATGCAGGTGAACGAACTGTCCGCTGCGGAAGCCAACCGCATGCGCGAGAAGCTCACGAGCGTGAACACCGGCATCGCCAAGGCCGTGGGCCAGCAGACCTGGGACGAGGTGAACGCCGCCGTCCAGCAGGCGCGCGGCAAGTAA
- a CDS encoding MATE family efflux transporter produces MSSPTSPDIDPRTRRLLEAPLTPLLLRLALPNVLIMVAQASAGLIETWFIGRLGTDALAGMALVFPIVMLMQMTSGGAMGGGIASAIARALGQRDRAQAESLAWAGVVIGVGFGLFFTVALWWGGEALYRAMGGEGASLEAALTYSHIVFAGAVLIWVFNSLAAVVRGTGNMALPAKVVSVGTVLLIPVSPVLIFGWGPVPAMGIAGGALALLLYYLGGTVALCVYLRSSGSLLRLTRAGLQCRGALFWNILRVGLLGAVSTVATNLAIGIATALAGHFGPAAIAGYGTASRLEYLLVPLVFGLGAPLVTIVGTCMGAGRTERALRATWIGAALAFGLTEAIGLAAALFPVAWLSLFGHDPAMLAAGTQYLRIVGPAYGFFGLGLALYFASQGAGRLGWPVIGNVVRLAVAGLGGWWALQAGGGLPMVFAAQAVALVAYSTINAAVIAGGAWFGPVGRPRSIRSLAALQQRI; encoded by the coding sequence ATGTCCTCTCCCACCTCCCCCGACATCGATCCCCGCACGCGCCGCCTTCTGGAGGCGCCGCTGACGCCGCTGCTGTTGCGCCTGGCCCTGCCCAATGTGCTCATCATGGTGGCGCAGGCCTCGGCGGGCCTCATCGAGACCTGGTTCATCGGCCGGCTCGGCACCGATGCGTTGGCCGGCATGGCGCTGGTGTTTCCCATCGTCATGCTGATGCAGATGACTTCCGGCGGCGCGATGGGCGGCGGCATCGCCTCGGCCATTGCCCGGGCGCTGGGGCAGCGCGACCGGGCGCAGGCGGAGTCGCTTGCCTGGGCGGGCGTGGTGATCGGCGTGGGCTTCGGCCTGTTCTTCACAGTGGCACTGTGGTGGGGCGGTGAGGCGCTCTACCGCGCCATGGGCGGGGAGGGCGCCTCGCTGGAGGCCGCGCTCACCTATTCGCACATCGTGTTCGCCGGCGCGGTGCTGATCTGGGTCTTCAACTCGCTGGCCGCGGTGGTGCGCGGCACCGGCAACATGGCGCTTCCGGCCAAAGTGGTTTCCGTGGGCACGGTGCTGCTGATTCCCGTGTCGCCCGTGCTGATCTTCGGCTGGGGGCCCGTGCCGGCCATGGGCATCGCGGGTGGGGCGCTGGCCCTGCTGCTGTACTACCTGGGCGGCACAGTGGCCCTGTGCGTGTACCTGCGCTCGAGCGGCAGCCTGCTTCGGCTGACGCGCGCCGGTCTGCAATGCCGCGGCGCCTTGTTCTGGAACATCCTGCGCGTCGGACTGCTGGGCGCTGTCTCCACGGTAGCGACCAACCTCGCCATCGGCATCGCGACCGCGCTGGCGGGTCACTTCGGCCCCGCCGCCATCGCGGGCTACGGCACGGCATCGCGCCTGGAATATCTGCTGGTGCCGCTGGTGTTCGGCCTGGGCGCACCGCTGGTCACCATCGTGGGGACCTGCATGGGCGCGGGCCGAACGGAGCGCGCGCTGCGGGCGACGTGGATCGGGGCGGCGCTGGCCTTCGGCCTCACCGAGGCGATCGGCCTGGCTGCCGCGCTGTTTCCGGTGGCTTGGCTCAGCCTGTTCGGCCATGACCCGGCCATGCTGGCTGCCGGCACGCAGTACCTGCGTATCGTCGGCCCGGCCTATGGATTCTTCGGGTTGGGCCTCGCGTTGTATTTCGCGTCCCAGGGCGCGGGGCGGCTCGGCTGGCCGGTGATCGGCAACGTGGTGCGTTTGGCGGTGGCCGGCCTGGGCGGCTGGTGGGCGTTGCAGGCCGGCGGGGGCCTGCCCATGGTGTTCGCGGCGCAGGCCGTGGCGCTGGTGGCCTACAGCACGATCAATGCGGCAGTCATCGCTGGCGGGGCCTGGTTCGGGCCCGTGGGCCGGCCGCGCTCGATCCGGAGCCTGGCGGCACTGCAGCAGCGGATTTAG
- a CDS encoding metal-sulfur cluster assembly factor: MDNHSHPAPAPFAYDGPVPLQAPILTALRRVVDPEVALNIVDVGLVYAVTARPGEVHVRMTMTSAACPVADVIMEDVQWELSQVLPEGTRIDLELVWEPPWSPDRMSERAKGFMGW, translated from the coding sequence ATGGACAATCACAGTCACCCTGCACCGGCGCCCTTCGCTTACGACGGCCCCGTCCCGTTGCAGGCCCCCATCCTCACGGCGCTGCGGCGGGTCGTCGACCCGGAGGTGGCACTGAACATCGTAGATGTGGGCCTGGTCTATGCCGTCACCGCCCGCCCCGGCGAGGTCCACGTGCGCATGACCATGACCTCGGCGGCTTGCCCGGTAGCGGACGTCATCATGGAAGACGTTCAATGGGAATTGTCCCAGGTCTTGCCGGAAGGAACGCGGATCGATCTGGAACTGGTGTGGGAACCGCCCTGGTCGCCCGATCGCATGAGTGAGCGCGCCAAGGGTTTCATGGGATGGTGA
- a CDS encoding response regulator transcription factor, whose protein sequence is MIKIGLVDDHAIVRSGLRQYLSEHVDMRVVGEASNGREAIDLIRAHDIDVLIMDLSMPGQGGLDAIPMLRAKAPDMGILILTGHPEEHYAINLIRQGASGFLNKECDPKEILEAIRTIALGRRYLTPAVADLLAQQLNRKDDVPPHEQLSEREFQVFLKLAKGETAGAIANALSLSVKTVSTYRTRLMEKMALSSNSDLTYYALKNQLID, encoded by the coding sequence GTGATCAAAATCGGCCTTGTTGACGACCACGCCATCGTTCGCTCGGGACTGCGCCAGTATTTGTCCGAGCACGTGGACATGCGGGTTGTGGGAGAGGCTTCGAATGGCCGGGAGGCTATCGACCTGATCAGGGCACACGACATCGACGTGCTGATCATGGACCTGTCCATGCCGGGACAAGGCGGTCTGGACGCTATCCCCATGCTGCGGGCCAAGGCGCCGGACATGGGCATCCTGATTCTGACCGGCCACCCCGAAGAGCACTACGCCATCAACCTGATCCGTCAGGGCGCCAGCGGCTTTCTGAACAAGGAATGCGATCCCAAAGAGATCCTGGAAGCCATCCGGACCATCGCGCTGGGCCGCCGCTACCTGACGCCAGCCGTGGCCGACCTCCTCGCCCAACAGCTCAACCGCAAGGACGATGTGCCGCCACACGAGCAACTGTCGGAGCGGGAATTCCAGGTGTTCCTCAAGCTGGCCAAGGGCGAAACCGCGGGGGCCATCGCCAACGCGCTGTCGCTCAGCGTGAAGACCGTCAGCACCTACCGTACGCGCCTGATGGAAAAAATGGCGCTGTCTTCCAACAGCGATCTGACGTACTACGCGCTCAAGAACCAGTTGATCGACTGA
- the edd gene encoding phosphogluconate dehydratase has protein sequence MPLHDTVHATVQSVTRRIIERSAPTRSAYLAQIDAHARMDRGADRMGCANVAHAFAGMPKNDKLRVVAEKARNIGIVNAYNDMLSAHAPLQHYPDLIKDEARKNGATAQVAGGVPAMCDGVTQGTPGMELSLFSRDVIAMATAVSLSHDVFDAALMLGVCDKIVPGLLIGALQFGHLPTVFVPAGPMTSGLSNNAKAKVREQAAQGLVGRDELLAAESAAYHSEGTCTFYGTANSNQMLLEAMGLHVPGTAFVNPGEALRKELTREAARTVLDKACAPIGKVIDERAIVNAMVALLATGGSTNHLIHWVAVARAAGIVIDWDDFAALSAVVPLLARVYPNGSADVNQFQAAGGPGYVLRELLDAGLMHGDVLTVRPGGIREYTRIPTGDAEHRLSWQDPGASKDDGVLRPASAPFSSTGGLKLLQGNLGRSVIKVSAVPEDRHIIEAPARVFGSQAELQAAFQAGELDRDVVCVVRWQGPQANGMPELHKLTPPLAVLQGKGFKVALVTDGRMSGASGKVPAAIHVSPEAKAGGALARVLDGDVVRLDAVAGTLDVLVDAAVFEARTPATLPPAQGLDNAHGWGRELFAGFRRNALSAEEGACSWL, from the coding sequence ATGCCACTCCACGACACCGTCCACGCCACCGTCCAATCCGTGACGCGGCGCATCATCGAGCGCAGCGCGCCCACGCGCTCCGCCTATCTCGCACAGATCGACGCCCACGCCCGCATGGACCGCGGCGCCGACCGCATGGGCTGCGCCAACGTGGCCCACGCTTTCGCCGGCATGCCCAAGAACGACAAGCTGCGCGTGGTGGCGGAGAAGGCCCGCAACATCGGCATCGTCAATGCATACAACGACATGCTGTCGGCCCACGCGCCGCTGCAGCACTACCCCGACCTGATCAAGGACGAGGCGCGCAAGAACGGCGCCACCGCGCAGGTGGCGGGCGGCGTGCCGGCCATGTGCGACGGCGTCACCCAGGGCACGCCCGGCATGGAGCTTTCGCTGTTCAGCCGCGATGTGATCGCCATGGCCACGGCCGTGTCGCTGAGCCACGATGTGTTCGACGCCGCGCTGATGCTGGGTGTGTGCGACAAGATCGTGCCCGGCCTGCTGATCGGCGCGCTGCAGTTCGGCCACCTGCCCACCGTCTTCGTGCCCGCCGGGCCCATGACCTCGGGCCTGTCGAACAATGCCAAGGCCAAGGTGCGCGAACAGGCGGCCCAAGGCCTGGTGGGCCGCGACGAACTGCTGGCCGCCGAATCGGCCGCCTACCACTCCGAAGGCACCTGTACCTTCTACGGCACCGCCAACAGCAACCAGATGCTGCTGGAAGCCATGGGCCTGCACGTGCCCGGCACCGCCTTCGTCAACCCCGGCGAGGCGCTGCGCAAGGAGCTCACCCGTGAAGCCGCACGCACCGTGCTGGACAAGGCCTGCGCACCCATCGGCAAGGTGATCGACGAGCGCGCCATCGTCAATGCCATGGTGGCCCTGCTGGCCACCGGCGGCTCCACCAACCACCTCATCCACTGGGTGGCCGTGGCCCGGGCGGCGGGCATCGTGATCGACTGGGACGATTTCGCAGCGCTCTCGGCGGTCGTGCCGCTGCTGGCGCGCGTGTACCCCAACGGTAGTGCCGATGTGAACCAGTTCCAGGCTGCCGGCGGCCCGGGCTACGTGCTGCGGGAACTGCTCGATGCCGGCCTCATGCACGGGGACGTGCTCACCGTACGGCCCGGTGGTATCCGCGAGTACACGCGCATCCCTACTGGCGATGCGGAGCACCGTCTGTCCTGGCAGGACCCCGGCGCCAGCAAGGACGACGGCGTGCTGCGGCCCGCCAGCGCGCCCTTCAGCAGCACGGGCGGCCTGAAGCTCTTGCAAGGCAATCTGGGCCGTAGCGTGATCAAGGTGTCCGCCGTGCCGGAAGACCGCCACATCATCGAAGCGCCGGCGCGCGTGTTCGGCTCGCAGGCCGAGCTGCAGGCCGCCTTCCAGGCCGGCGAACTCGACCGCGACGTGGTCTGCGTGGTGCGCTGGCAGGGTCCCCAGGCCAACGGCATGCCCGAGCTGCACAAGCTCACGCCGCCGCTGGCCGTGCTGCAGGGCAAGGGCTTCAAGGTGGCACTGGTGACGGATGGCCGCATGAGCGGCGCGTCCGGCAAGGTGCCGGCCGCCATCCACGTCTCGCCCGAAGCCAAGGCCGGCGGCGCGCTGGCCCGCGTGCTCGACGGCGACGTGGTGCGGCTCGATGCCGTGGCCGGTACGCTCGACGTGCTGGTCGACGCCGCCGTGTTCGAGGCGCGCACCCCGGCCACGCTGCCGCCCGCGCAAGGCCTGGACAACGCCCACGGCTGGGGCCGTGAACTGTTTGCCGGATTCCGGCGCAACGCGCTCAGCGCGGAAGAGGGGGCCTGCTCGTGGCTGTGA